Genomic DNA from Desulfurivibrio alkaliphilus AHT 2:
TCTTTCCCAGCCCACGGTGAGTGAGCACCTTCGCATGCTGGAGGAAACCCTGGCGGTCCGGCTGGTGGATCGTCTGGGGCGGGAGGTGTTGCCGACGGCGGCCGGTAAAATTTTGTATGACTACGCCCGTCGACTGTTGCGCCTGCGCCGGGAGGCGGTGGAGGCCATCGCCCAGCACAGTGGCCGTTGTGCCGGCCGGCTGGAACTGGGCGCCAGCACCATCCCCGGCACCTACCTGCTGCCGGCCCTGATCGGTCAATTCAAACAGAATTACCCCGAGGTGCTGACCACCATCCATATCGCCAGCTCGCGGGAAGTGGCCGGGCAGGTGATGCGGGGCGATTGCGAACTGGGAGTGGTGGGGGCCCGCTGGAACGAAGCGGCGTTGAGCTGGGAGCCGCTCTTTGCCGACGAGCTGACCCTGGTGGTACGCAGTGATCATCCCTGGGCGGAGCGGGGCGAGATCAGCCCGGCGGAGTTGTTTGAGGTTCCGATCGTCGACCGGGAGCGGGAATCCGGTACCCGTAAGGTCGCCCATGAAATTTTAAACGAGCACGGTCTGGAGGCGAACAATTTGCAGATCATTGCCGAGATGGGCAGCACCGAGGCGGTGCGCCAGAGCGTCAAGGCCGGCATCGGGGCGGCGATTCTCTCCCGGCGGGCGATCCAGGATGACCTGAATTGCGGCTCGTTGGCCGAGGTGGCCATTGCCGGTATCACCTTTTCCCGCCCTTTCTACCTGGTCCAGCGCAGAAAACGGCAACCTTCGCCGGTGGCCGCCCGCTTCCTGGAGTTTCTCGTCGGCAACACCCTGTAAGTAAAACATTAACCGGAGCCAGCCGGCGTTATTAACGTTTTAGCTGCGACAATTTGCCGCATTGTGGCCGGCCTTGCTTATCCTTATACTTACACATTGTGTGTCTGTTGCGTATTTTTGTCATGGTGGCGGTCGGGCTTTGGCGGCTTCCGTGGGTTCAGTTGTTAGGTGGGGGCTCGGGTGGCCCAGCTCGCCCCCGGCGCTCTAACCGGAAGGAGGGAAAAAATGGTGCAGGTCAAGGAAACTGAGAACCTCAGCGGCGAGTTGCAGGCCGGGTTTAGTCGGCGTCAGGCCATTAAAGCCATGGGCATAGCTGCTTTGGCCGGGGCGGCGCTGCTGCGCCCGGCATCGGCTCGTGCCATGGACACCGACGGCACCCCCATGCAGTTCATGCCCAAAACCAAGCCCGATGTCAATCCCCTGGAAAATGAGCTGGCCAAGTACGCCAAGTGCCCCTACTGCGGCATGGACCGTAAGCAGTGGCACCACAGCCGCCATCTGATCCATTATGATGATGACCTGGTGGATGCCACCTGTTCCTTGCGTTGTGCCGCCATCAGCCTGTCGTTGAACATTGATCGCGGTCCCAGGGCGATCTATGCCGCCGATTTTGGTTCCCAGGCAGAGGTCAAGCCCCTGGTGGAGGTGGATAAAGCCACCTATCTGATCGGTTCCGACTTGCCGGGCACCATGAGCCGCAACAGCAAAATGGCTTTCGCCTCGAAAGAAGCAGCCCAGGCGGCTCGCGTGGAACACGGCGGCAAACTGGGCGATTTCGACCAGGCTCTGCTTCAGGCCTACCAGGACCAGGCCGAGGATACGGTGATGATCCGGCAGAGGAGGGCCCAGCGCCGTAAAATGATGGAGCAAAATGGCCACGGCCACGGCCATGGTCATAATTGAGCCTCTGCGTTCAGCAAATTAAAAACCAACGGTGTTCGCTTACCATTGACGTCGTCTCGCCGGGTGATTAGCCTGGCGAGACGATGATTACGCCTTTGCCGCCACCTGCCCCGCCATCGGCAGCCTGCCGGGTTTGCCGGGCCCGGGAGGCCAACCTTTTGTTGTCCACCCAGGGACGCACTTACTGGCGTTGCCCGGTCTGCCGGGCAACGCTTCTCGATGCCGACCAGTTGCCGCCGGTTACAGAAGAGCGCCTGCACTACCGGCAGCACCGCAACGATCCCGCCGATCCCCGCTATCGCCGTTTTCTGGCCAAATTGACCGAACCGCTGCGCCAACGGCTGGCTCCCGGTAGCCGGGGCCTTGACTACGGCTGCGGTCCCGGTCCGGCCCTGGCCGCCATGATGCGCGAGGCAGGGTGCCTGGTTACGCTTTACGATCCCTTTTTCTATCCCGACCCGGCTGCTTTGCAGCAGACTTACGACTTCATCACCTGCACCGAGGTGATCGAGCATTTCCATCAACCGGCCGAAGAGTTTGCCCGCCTGGACGCCATGTTGCGCCCCGGCGGCTGGCTGGCGCTGATGACCTGTTTTCAGACCGACGATGAGCGTTTTGCCGCCTGGCATTATCGCCGGGATCCTACCCACGTGGTGTTTTATAAGGCTGAAACTTTGCATTTTATTGCCTCTCAACGGGGCTGGCGTTGCGAGATTCCGGTAAAAGATGTGGCGCTGATGCATAAAACGCCCGTGGCATGCGCCTTTCCTTGACACCGTACCGGTGGCGCGATATTTTGAGTAAGCGTTCAGCCGCACCGCATCTTCGGGCGATCAGCCAGGCTTACGTACAGGGGGTACGCTGCGCCTGGCTGCTTGCCCGAACCTGCGGCACTGCTGAACGCTTACAGCCCGTTATACCTGTAGTTTAGTACCCTTGGTGAACGGTTACTATTTTGATCAGGATTGTAACTTGCCACTTGAGATTAAGGATGGATGCTATGCAATGCCAAAAACGCCGGCTGGTTTGGCCGTGGGCGTTGATTTCCCTTGAAACAGTTGCCGGCTGATGGCTG
This window encodes:
- a CDS encoding selenium metabolism-associated LysR family transcriptional regulator, with protein sequence MDLHRLEVFCRVVELKSFTKAAEATFLSQPTVSEHLRMLEETLAVRLVDRLGREVLPTAAGKILYDYARRLLRLRREAVEAIAQHSGRCAGRLELGASTIPGTYLLPALIGQFKQNYPEVLTTIHIASSREVAGQVMRGDCELGVVGARWNEAALSWEPLFADELTLVVRSDHPWAERGEISPAELFEVPIVDRERESGTRKVAHEILNEHGLEANNLQIIAEMGSTEAVRQSVKAGIGAAILSRRAIQDDLNCGSLAEVAIAGITFSRPFYLVQRRKRQPSPVAARFLEFLVGNTL
- a CDS encoding nitrous oxide reductase accessory protein NosL, which codes for MVQVKETENLSGELQAGFSRRQAIKAMGIAALAGAALLRPASARAMDTDGTPMQFMPKTKPDVNPLENELAKYAKCPYCGMDRKQWHHSRHLIHYDDDLVDATCSLRCAAISLSLNIDRGPRAIYAADFGSQAEVKPLVEVDKATYLIGSDLPGTMSRNSKMAFASKEAAQAARVEHGGKLGDFDQALLQAYQDQAEDTVMIRQRRAQRRKMMEQNGHGHGHGHN
- a CDS encoding class I SAM-dependent methyltransferase, whose amino-acid sequence is MITPLPPPAPPSAACRVCRAREANLLLSTQGRTYWRCPVCRATLLDADQLPPVTEERLHYRQHRNDPADPRYRRFLAKLTEPLRQRLAPGSRGLDYGCGPGPALAAMMREAGCLVTLYDPFFYPDPAALQQTYDFITCTEVIEHFHQPAEEFARLDAMLRPGGWLALMTCFQTDDERFAAWHYRRDPTHVVFYKAETLHFIASQRGWRCEIPVKDVALMHKTPVACAFP